The sequence CCGACAGGCGGGGATGCATATATTCACGGTTTCAGTATAATACGAGATAAAGGGGAAGTCCGGAAGATAATTGGGCTTGTACCTCAGGACCTCACAGCCGACGATGAGTTAACTGGATGGGAGAATGTTTACATACAAGCCAAACTTTATGGCCTTCAGAGCGGTAAAGCAGAGGAGAAAACCGAAGAAGCCCTCAGGTTCATGGAGCTATGGGATCATAGGAAAAGGAGAGTCTCGACTTATAGTGGAGGTATGAGGAGGAGAATAGAGATAGCTATGAGCCTTGTAAACGAGCCTAAGGTAATGTTCCTAGATGAGCCGACGTTAGGCTTGGACGTTCATTCGAGGAGGCATCTCTGGGGTCTAATTGAAAGGTTGAAGGAGCAGGGTACTACTATCCTATTAACAACCCACTACATGGATGAAGCAGAACATCTAGCAGATCGAGTCGCAATTATAGATCATGGTAAGATAATTGCTGAGGATACGCCAGATGGACTTAAGGCCAGGATAAAAGGTGACAGGATATATCTAAGGTTCAAAGGTGAAGAAGAGACGCAGGCCTTGTTAAAGGAGTTAGCTGTAAAAGGATTCGATTCGTCACTACATAATGGATCAATAATAGTTAAAGTAGAGAAGAGCGAGGCAGTTCTGCCTAAGCTTATCACACTCCTCCAAGGAAAAGAGCTTCTTGAAATCCGTGTAGTAAAACCTAACCTCGAGGAGGTTTTCATAGAGTTAACTGGACGAGGGTTAAGGGGAGAGGAAGAAGCGTTTGATTCCTTCAAGTATAGAGTTATGAGGAGGAGGATGAAGAAATGAGCGGTTTAATTGTACTCTTCAAACGAGAGCTCAAGAAGTGGTTTGGCAGGCGTGCAGTCCTGTTCATGAGTCTTGTGACACCATTAATATGGATTGCACTATTCGGTAAAAGCTTCAACTTGAACGCGCTAGTTAGTGTCAGTGCACAGGCACTCATTCCACCGCAGCTACAAGGGTTCATCGATCCAAAGACCATTGAAGGAATAGTTAAGAAGGCCATGGAGAACCAGTTGAAAAGCATATTTGGTACAACAGACTACTTCACATTCTTCGCTAGCGGAATGCTAGTAGCCTTCTCAATATTCCAAGGAGCGTTCGGTGGTGTAGGAGTTGTATTCGATAAGAGACTAGGGTATATGAGGAGAATACTGGTCACTCCGGTGAGGAGGTCATATATCTACCTCGCTAAACTCTTCGGGACACTAACTAGGATAAGCATTCTGAGCCTCATACTGCTGGCTGCAAGCATTCCACTGGGATTCAAGTTCAAGCCCAATCTCACTGTAGTGGATGTAATTGTACCTTGGATAGCGATAATGCTCCTGTCAATATCCATACTCTCAATATATATGGTGATAGCATTCTACACAGATAACCAGGAAGTAATCTTCGCTGCTTCAAATCTCATCAATCTCCCATTAATGTTCGCTTCGAACGCTATATTCCCATTAAAACAGATGCCTGAGTGGCTCCAGGTAATAGCT comes from Candidatus Tiamatella incendiivivens and encodes:
- a CDS encoding ATP-binding cassette domain-containing protein, with the translated sequence MPDNCAVEVMGLTKEYGDLVAVDKVSFCIPEGIVFSLLGPNGAGKTTTIHMLSTLLQPTGGDAYIHGFSIIRDKGEVRKIIGLVPQDLTADDELTGWENVYIQAKLYGLQSGKAEEKTEEALRFMELWDHRKRRVSTYSGGMRRRIEIAMSLVNEPKVMFLDEPTLGLDVHSRRHLWGLIERLKEQGTTILLTTHYMDEAEHLADRVAIIDHGKIIAEDTPDGLKARIKGDRIYLRFKGEEETQALLKELAVKGFDSSLHNGSIIVKVEKSEAVLPKLITLLQGKELLEIRVVKPNLEEVFIELTGRGLRGEEEAFDSFKYRVMRRRMKK
- a CDS encoding ABC transporter permease, whose amino-acid sequence is MSGLIVLFKRELKKWFGRRAVLFMSLVTPLIWIALFGKSFNLNALVSVSAQALIPPQLQGFIDPKTIEGIVKKAMENQLKSIFGTTDYFTFFASGMLVAFSIFQGAFGGVGVVFDKRLGYMRRILVTPVRRSYIYLAKLFGTLTRISILSLILLAASIPLGFKFKPNLTVVDVIVPWIAIMLLSISILSIYMVIAFYTDNQEVIFAASNLINLPLMFASNAIFPLKQMPEWLQVIAKYNPVTHAAYIVRYHLIGSSIPNYWESMIYLVISAVVLLAVSMYYSTRKMEKGI